A genomic segment from Halobellus litoreus encodes:
- a CDS encoding NAD-dependent epimerase/dehydratase family protein, with the protein MSDRTILITGGTGFIGAYTAAEAVSNGDSVVAFDISADSRIFEKLGIADQVEIIEGDITETTSVFEAVKETSATHIIHLAAFLTNRSNQYPRKSIDINIKGTNTVFEAARVFDTQIERVVWASSSAVYAPQHRYDDPDVDEDDLVYPATLYGAAKEYNEHQADIYRENYDLSLIGLRPTLVYGPYRESGSASAYAQVIEGPARENAVEVGPSDFVFDWQYAADAGAAFYGATLTPESELSYSVYNICGERATLAEVADVVHKYLPDADITLTDEGDAVWNHHMKMNAAKEELGYDPEYGLERGVKAYIDVVRENAGLDPV; encoded by the coding sequence ATGAGTGACCGCACGATACTCATTACCGGAGGTACTGGATTTATTGGTGCATATACTGCCGCCGAGGCCGTCTCAAACGGTGATTCTGTCGTTGCATTCGACATTAGCGCCGACAGCCGGATTTTTGAGAAACTCGGTATTGCTGACCAAGTAGAAATCATTGAGGGAGACATCACCGAGACGACGAGTGTCTTTGAAGCCGTCAAGGAAACGAGTGCTACCCACATCATCCACTTGGCAGCCTTCCTGACGAACCGCTCGAATCAGTATCCCCGGAAATCAATCGATATTAACATCAAGGGGACGAACACGGTTTTCGAGGCAGCTCGCGTCTTCGATACCCAAATTGAACGAGTGGTATGGGCCTCAAGCTCTGCTGTCTACGCGCCGCAGCACAGGTATGACGATCCAGATGTTGATGAGGACGACTTGGTCTATCCCGCGACACTGTACGGAGCGGCGAAGGAGTATAACGAGCACCAGGCAGACATTTATCGGGAGAATTATGACCTTTCACTAATCGGACTGCGGCCGACGCTCGTTTACGGACCTTACCGGGAATCGGGTAGTGCATCGGCATATGCGCAGGTCATTGAGGGGCCAGCACGTGAAAACGCCGTGGAGGTAGGACCGAGTGACTTCGTCTTCGATTGGCAATACGCTGCTGATGCTGGGGCCGCCTTCTACGGGGCGACGTTGACCCCTGAATCTGAGCTATCTTATAGTGTGTACAACATTTGTGGTGAACGGGCAACTCTCGCCGAAGTCGCGGACGTCGTTCATAAGTACCTGCCAGACGCGGATATCACACTCACAGACGAGGGGGACGCAGTATGGAACCACCATATGAAGATGAACGCAGCAAAGGAAGAGCTCGGATATGACCCAGAATACGGCCTTGAACGCGGTGTGAAAGCCTACATCGACGTAGTCAGAGAGAATGCGGGGCTCGATCCGGTGTAA
- a CDS encoding ABC transporter ATP-binding protein, with amino-acid sequence MLKTENLTKRFGSVVAVDDVSIEIPEGEITGLIGPNGAGKTTLFNLITGFYTPSNGTVTYKGENITNVAPHEISKKGVSRTFQVPKPLNQLSVTENVVVGALGEGKGRQAAMEKANDTLDRVNFQGDYSMTANSLNVGQLKRLEIAKAVATDPDLLMLDEAVAGLNPDERGKLVDVIEKLNNQGITILMVEHVMEVVMGLSNRVIVLDEGKVLAEGTPEEVQNDDEVIEVYLGT; translated from the coding sequence ATGCTGAAGACTGAAAATCTCACAAAGCGGTTCGGAAGTGTCGTGGCGGTAGACGATGTCTCGATTGAGATCCCAGAAGGAGAAATCACCGGGTTAATCGGCCCGAACGGAGCGGGGAAGACGACCCTGTTCAACCTAATCACTGGCTTCTATACGCCGAGCAATGGGACGGTTACTTACAAAGGCGAAAATATCACTAACGTCGCACCCCACGAGATCTCAAAGAAGGGCGTGTCCAGAACCTTCCAAGTGCCAAAACCTCTGAATCAACTCTCTGTGACGGAGAACGTCGTTGTCGGGGCACTCGGCGAAGGTAAAGGTCGGCAGGCCGCTATGGAGAAGGCAAACGACACTCTTGACAGAGTGAATTTCCAGGGTGACTACTCGATGACTGCCAATAGCCTCAACGTCGGCCAACTGAAGCGGCTTGAGATCGCGAAGGCTGTTGCGACAGATCCCGACCTGCTTATGCTTGATGAGGCCGTTGCCGGTCTCAACCCGGACGAGCGGGGCAAGTTGGTCGACGTCATTGAAAAACTCAATAATCAGGGTATCACAATCCTGATGGTCGAACACGTTATGGAGGTCGTGATGGGTCTCTCAAACAGAGTGATCGTCTTAGACGAAGGAAAAGTACTCGCCGAAGGGACCCCAGAGGAAGTGCAGAACGATGACGAGGTCATCGAGGTCTATCTAGGGACGTGA
- a CDS encoding ABC transporter ATP-binding protein, producing MSNKETLLSVDDIEVFYGETQALFGVSLDVYEGELVTMIGGNGAGKTTTLRTISGLLSPRVGSITFKGDGIAGEGPDEIVKLGISQAPEGRMLFSGLTVEENLYAGAYHRSDEAAVEEDLEMVYDYFPQLPDLLDHNAEDLSGGQQQMLTIGRALMSDPDLLLMDEPSLGLAPQLVQTIGGIVEDLRDDGQTILLVEQNAELALDISDRGYVVQTGEVVASGPTEELRDTDAVRSAYFGQ from the coding sequence ATGAGCAATAAAGAAACGCTACTATCGGTCGACGACATCGAAGTATTCTACGGCGAGACGCAGGCCCTCTTCGGGGTATCCCTCGACGTATACGAGGGTGAACTCGTCACGATGATTGGCGGAAACGGTGCGGGGAAAACTACGACGCTGAGAACGATCTCCGGACTCCTCTCACCGAGGGTCGGATCAATCACATTCAAAGGCGACGGAATCGCAGGGGAGGGTCCCGACGAAATCGTTAAATTGGGGATCTCGCAGGCTCCGGAAGGTCGTATGCTCTTCTCTGGACTAACTGTCGAGGAGAATCTCTACGCTGGCGCGTACCACCGGAGTGACGAGGCAGCTGTCGAGGAGGACTTGGAGATGGTATACGATTACTTCCCACAGCTACCCGATCTCTTGGATCACAACGCCGAGGATCTCTCTGGGGGCCAACAGCAGATGCTTACCATCGGACGTGCCCTAATGTCTGATCCTGATCTCCTCCTTATGGACGAACCATCTCTTGGCTTAGCACCCCAGCTAGTCCAGACGATCGGTGGTATCGTAGAGGATCTCCGGGACGATGGTCAAACGATCCTACTCGTAGAACAGAATGCCGAATTAGCACTCGACATCTCTGACCGCGGCTACGTGGTCCAGACGGGAGAGGTAGTCGCCTCGGGCCCGACGGAGGAACTGCGCGATACAGACGCGGTTCGGTCTGCGTACTTCGGTCAGTAA
- a CDS encoding ABC transporter substrate-binding protein yields the protein MVDSNQSGSPETNRRRFLKGATASGLALTTGLAGCSSGGSNSGGGDGNSDGSGGGQTTNQGNGDTNSGNNPIKVGALFPLSGNLAQLGEESLRGVEIAVEERNSNGGVQGREIQLVTKDAPNADAGVSTIENLATVEDVPVVVGSYSSTISRAASQRAAGYDLPYWELGAVADVITEENPGNVFRTNPQASFFGRSGVQTARDVVAPALDKDPSDLNVAVMYESGAYGNSVGGTVKELSEQEGMNVVEDIEYDAGTGDLSSTIQTLKSADVDLLNHTGYSSDIYLLWNQSKSLGNYIPAAIGNGGGYSLQAFVENIGTTAAMGVLNQDFTQYNTNPEYAPGIADFVAQYRETYDEPPLSGHSLGNYFGMNVLLDTLEALDDPSGFSLSAMQDAALGIEREIGTSATSWGVKFDSETFQNSRTKVTGHQWQKDTYTDDIWHPEREDGTADLYTLYPEEGRLSFADIKNIPRPDYTQES from the coding sequence ATGGTAGATAGCAACCAATCGGGTAGTCCGGAGACCAATCGGCGTCGATTTCTCAAAGGAGCTACGGCTTCTGGCCTAGCCTTGACGACAGGGCTCGCAGGCTGCAGCAGTGGTGGGAGCAATAGCGGCGGAGGAGATGGCAATAGCGACGGTAGTGGCGGAGGACAGACGACTAATCAAGGCAACGGAGACACAAACAGCGGAAATAATCCAATCAAAGTTGGAGCACTCTTCCCCCTCAGCGGCAACTTGGCACAGCTGGGCGAAGAGAGTCTCCGTGGCGTGGAAATCGCCGTTGAAGAGCGAAATTCGAATGGTGGTGTCCAAGGGCGAGAGATACAACTCGTCACCAAAGACGCTCCGAACGCCGACGCTGGTGTGAGCACGATTGAGAACCTCGCGACCGTCGAGGATGTGCCGGTAGTCGTCGGCTCGTACTCGAGTACGATTTCGCGGGCAGCCAGCCAGCGAGCCGCTGGCTATGATCTCCCATACTGGGAGCTCGGAGCTGTCGCTGACGTTATTACCGAAGAGAACCCCGGCAACGTCTTCAGGACGAACCCGCAGGCTTCCTTCTTTGGTAGATCTGGCGTTCAAACCGCGAGGGACGTCGTCGCCCCCGCTCTGGACAAAGATCCCAGTGACCTCAACGTCGCCGTGATGTATGAGAGCGGTGCGTACGGTAACTCAGTCGGCGGGACAGTCAAAGAACTCTCCGAACAGGAGGGTATGAACGTGGTCGAGGACATTGAATACGACGCGGGGACCGGCGACCTCTCCTCGACGATTCAGACTCTCAAGAGTGCGGACGTTGACCTCCTCAACCACACAGGCTACTCCTCTGACATCTACCTCTTGTGGAATCAGAGTAAGTCCCTTGGCAACTACATCCCCGCAGCTATCGGCAACGGTGGTGGTTACTCTCTGCAAGCGTTCGTCGAGAACATCGGGACGACAGCCGCTATGGGGGTCTTGAACCAGGACTTCACGCAGTACAACACGAACCCTGAATACGCGCCTGGAATCGCAGACTTCGTTGCGCAGTATCGTGAGACCTACGATGAACCCCCACTTTCGGGGCACTCGCTCGGTAACTACTTCGGGATGAACGTCCTGTTGGACACGCTGGAGGCCCTGGACGACCCGTCCGGCTTCTCACTCAGCGCGATGCAGGATGCTGCACTCGGGATTGAACGGGAAATCGGTACGAGTGCGACGTCTTGGGGTGTGAAATTCGACAGCGAGACCTTCCAGAACAGCCGTACAAAGGTTACCGGCCATCAGTGGCAGAAAGATACGTACACAGACGACATCTGGCATCCAGAACGGGAAGACGGAACGGCTGACCTGTACACGCTCTATCCCGAGGAAGGACGGCTCTCGTTCGCGGACATCAAGAATATCCCGCGGCCGGATTACACACAAGAATCGTAA
- a CDS encoding ornithine cyclodeaminase family protein, translating into MSDITYLDGMDVADLAEPAEYVDAVREAYAERGAGADARPRTKLTRDETPGMMTGYLAILPEKGYMGGYMYAAGFGASDAWFVTPLFDADEGELQAIIDGASMNPFKTGATGAVAVDELARDDAKELAVIGTGSQARGQLITTATVRDLETVRVFSPTRENRESFAADFDDELDAAVEAVPDSTTAVKDADIIITATTASDPVIANEDIEDGTHITAMGQYDPEKRELDADTISRATYVPDLRERIHQDAGSFILARQEGMIDDDHVHGELGEVVVGDRPGRTSEDEVTVFDSGGTGIETIGAASMLYEKAVAEELGTTLRSFPASEAMIGN; encoded by the coding sequence GTGTCGGACATTACCTACCTCGACGGAATGGACGTTGCCGATCTCGCAGAGCCCGCAGAATACGTCGATGCAGTTCGCGAAGCCTACGCAGAGCGTGGAGCAGGGGCAGATGCCCGACCGCGTACAAAACTGACTCGCGACGAGACACCCGGTATGATGACGGGATATCTGGCAATCCTGCCGGAGAAAGGGTATATGGGTGGCTATATGTACGCTGCCGGCTTCGGAGCGAGCGACGCATGGTTCGTGACCCCGCTGTTCGATGCCGATGAGGGCGAGTTGCAAGCTATCATCGACGGCGCCAGTATGAATCCATTCAAAACGGGGGCGACCGGGGCTGTCGCAGTTGATGAACTCGCCAGGGACGACGCGAAAGAGCTGGCTGTCATCGGCACCGGGTCACAAGCCCGGGGGCAACTTATCACGACGGCAACCGTGCGTGATCTCGAAACCGTCCGCGTTTTTTCGCCGACACGAGAGAACAGAGAATCGTTTGCAGCCGATTTCGACGACGAACTTGACGCCGCAGTCGAGGCCGTTCCAGATAGCACCACCGCCGTCAAAGATGCCGACATCATCATCACGGCGACAACCGCCTCTGATCCGGTCATCGCCAATGAGGACATCGAGGACGGCACCCATATCACGGCGATGGGGCAGTACGATCCAGAGAAACGCGAGCTAGATGCTGATACGATTTCCCGAGCAACGTACGTCCCAGACCTACGTGAGCGGATACATCAAGATGCGGGGTCGTTTATCCTGGCGCGTCAGGAAGGAATGATCGACGACGATCACGTCCACGGCGAACTCGGCGAGGTAGTAGTCGGTGACCGACCGGGTCGAACCTCTGAAGACGAAGTGACCGTCTTCGACAGCGGTGGGACCGGCATTGAGACGATTGGTGCTGCGAGTATGCTATACGAGAAAGCGGTCGCGGAGGAACTCGGAACCACCCTGCGGTCCTTCCCAGCTAGCGAAGCGATGATAGGCAACTAA
- a CDS encoding branched-chain amino acid ABC transporter permease: MSLQQRKSTESIAEKIIKAVGKPTGYLSLLVLLVALAVPFFATNYILHILILVFITGIGAIAWNIIGGYGGQFALGNAVFYGFGAYSVALLVNNYGQSFFVALAVGIVLSVLVAVLVGYPTFTLSGHYFALATIAVVEGMLYLVLFFGDFTGGAIGQSVTPAPWLADIVGNRVIAFYIFFGIFLLSILVSTWVRYSKLGYYLLAIREDQDAAAALGVNTTRYKIYGFALSAAMTALAGGMYAIYGTYVSPSGAFSLDLSIQYALITLIGGMGTIVGPIVGTLFMVPIQQYVTTVLGGNLGSLAYIGYGVVLIVVIIYAPEGLVTRLSFVRAWIDNTLPEVKSDAED, translated from the coding sequence ATGAGCCTACAACAACGAAAATCGACAGAAAGCATCGCCGAGAAGATCATCAAGGCCGTCGGGAAACCGACTGGATATCTTTCCCTACTCGTGCTCTTAGTTGCGCTTGCAGTCCCATTTTTCGCAACGAACTACATCCTCCACATCCTAATCCTGGTGTTCATCACCGGAATTGGTGCAATCGCCTGGAACATAATCGGAGGATATGGGGGTCAGTTCGCCCTGGGGAACGCGGTCTTCTACGGGTTCGGTGCCTACTCTGTGGCGCTGTTAGTTAATAACTATGGGCAGAGCTTCTTTGTGGCTCTCGCGGTGGGAATTGTCCTCTCAGTGCTCGTAGCGGTCCTGGTGGGATACCCGACTTTCACCCTCTCAGGCCACTACTTCGCTCTTGCAACCATTGCAGTCGTCGAAGGGATGCTATATCTCGTCTTATTCTTCGGCGATTTCACCGGTGGTGCGATCGGGCAGTCTGTCACCCCAGCCCCCTGGCTCGCCGATATAGTGGGGAACCGGGTGATCGCCTTCTACATCTTCTTCGGGATCTTCCTCCTCAGCATATTGGTCTCTACGTGGGTCCGGTATTCGAAGTTGGGGTATTACCTCCTCGCAATTCGAGAGGACCAAGATGCGGCGGCGGCACTCGGAGTTAACACAACCCGGTACAAGATCTACGGGTTCGCCCTTAGTGCAGCTATGACGGCCCTCGCTGGCGGGATGTACGCCATCTACGGAACGTACGTGTCTCCCTCGGGTGCCTTCTCACTCGACCTGTCGATTCAGTACGCACTGATCACACTAATCGGTGGAATGGGAACCATCGTCGGTCCAATAGTTGGGACGCTGTTTATGGTGCCCATTCAGCAATATGTAACGACAGTTCTCGGTGGAAATCTCGGGTCGCTCGCGTACATCGGCTACGGCGTGGTATTGATTGTCGTCATTATCTACGCGCCAGAGGGTCTGGTAACCCGGCTCTCGTTCGTTCGCGCGTGGATTGACAATACGCTCCCAGAGGTGAAATCAGATGCTGAAGACTGA
- a CDS encoding FAD-binding and (Fe-S)-binding domain-containing protein — translation MAAHTSPPDPATTVTTLTDRLAGNVATGDAERALFATDASVYRQQPEIVVFPQTVTDVQEAIAFASETGRSVTARGAGSSLTGNAIGSGVIIDTTQHLTDIQEINPAEQSVTVDPGVVLNELNESLQEYGLYFPPDPSTSDTCTIGGMVANDAAGAHSVRHGTTRDNVESVEVVLADGSIATFGEVDGEALEQLLATEGRVGEVTQTVSDLCQEHADEIAEQYPDVDRNSSGYDLQSAGDADGQWLDLSKLLVGSEGTLGFITSVTLDLTPRPERRAAAMIYYENVVMAADAVQSTLTADPSAVELIDDTVLKYARSAWNFERIPEDAGAALLVEVESTSERAISDRLDVAIDMARTDSTVAVERAVESDEQETLWKIRKASNPLLNRRPGPEEAPSFIEDAAIPTSELAGYLSEVLEVLDKYALETSGFGHAGQGVLHIKPFLDLRTVEDREIFEAVSEEVHTIVLKHGGSVSGEHGDGRLRSRYVKQQYGKELYAAFRRVKQAFDPEGVFNPGIIVPDSGGTVAELDEGFRYEDYEPSAPEPSLDFGEEKVGGHIERCNGCSKCRSTGDGVMCPTYRATRDEVMSTRGRANLLREAMDGTLGQDAIESDWFHEEVLDLCISCKGCETECPTGVDMAKLKTELKHQKHQSDGIPLRSRLFANIRFVNRLGTALAPMTNWIKDRSFVKRGIEATMGIDSRRSLPDFAAESFLSWYSDRGDSSTPKSGRKVVFFPDSYTSYNHPDVGKAAVLLLENLGYDVVVPPVTDSGRASLSQGMIDRARAFAETNVDVLAPYADENTPVVGVEPSSVSALVEYDDLLDDAKGVPEIATTVSQFILDDLTPQQISDAFSVRRNQRIAYHGHCHAKAKGWSSAVRTLLSLAGYDVVETDTTCCGMAGSFGYESEHYDLSVQMGAKLENQLDAVDPDVIAVTGASCSQQLADSGRNSRHPIQLLSEGVITNSSR, via the coding sequence ATGGCAGCCCATACCTCACCTCCCGATCCCGCAACGACTGTAACCACACTTACTGATCGTCTCGCTGGAAACGTGGCAACTGGCGATGCGGAGCGTGCTTTGTTCGCGACTGACGCCAGCGTGTATCGCCAGCAACCGGAGATCGTTGTCTTCCCCCAGACCGTCACAGATGTGCAAGAGGCTATTGCCTTTGCATCGGAAACGGGCCGTTCAGTAACCGCCCGTGGCGCTGGAAGTAGTCTCACTGGTAATGCCATCGGTTCCGGAGTGATAATAGACACCACCCAGCACCTGACCGACATTCAGGAAATCAACCCCGCTGAGCAGTCAGTTACTGTTGACCCAGGGGTCGTGCTAAATGAGTTAAATGAGTCTCTCCAAGAGTACGGACTCTACTTCCCACCCGATCCGAGTACAAGTGATACGTGTACCATCGGAGGTATGGTCGCTAACGATGCTGCCGGCGCCCACTCCGTCCGCCACGGAACGACCCGGGATAACGTCGAATCTGTAGAAGTGGTCCTGGCAGACGGCTCCATAGCGACATTCGGAGAAGTCGATGGAGAGGCTCTCGAGCAGTTACTCGCTACTGAAGGCCGAGTCGGCGAAGTGACCCAAACGGTCTCTGACCTTTGTCAGGAACACGCCGACGAAATCGCGGAACAATATCCGGACGTGGATCGAAACTCGAGTGGATACGATCTGCAATCTGCAGGTGATGCAGACGGGCAGTGGCTCGATCTCTCGAAATTGCTGGTCGGAAGCGAGGGCACGCTGGGGTTCATAACCAGTGTGACGCTCGACTTGACACCGCGTCCAGAGAGACGAGCCGCGGCTATGATCTATTACGAAAATGTTGTTATGGCTGCCGACGCTGTTCAATCTACGCTCACCGCCGACCCCAGTGCTGTCGAACTCATTGACGACACTGTACTCAAATACGCTCGCTCTGCGTGGAACTTCGAGCGAATTCCTGAGGATGCCGGTGCGGCACTTCTCGTCGAAGTTGAATCCACTTCGGAGAGAGCGATCAGTGATCGGCTCGATGTAGCCATCGATATGGCTAGAACCGATAGTACCGTTGCCGTCGAGCGAGCAGTAGAAAGCGACGAACAAGAAACACTCTGGAAGATTCGGAAGGCATCAAATCCGCTCCTGAACCGGCGTCCGGGTCCTGAAGAAGCGCCATCGTTCATCGAAGACGCCGCGATACCCACTTCTGAACTCGCGGGGTACCTCTCAGAAGTACTGGAAGTGCTCGACAAGTACGCACTCGAGACGAGTGGTTTCGGCCACGCAGGCCAAGGTGTTCTCCACATCAAGCCGTTCCTTGATCTTCGAACTGTGGAAGACCGCGAGATATTCGAAGCCGTTTCCGAGGAGGTTCATACTATCGTGCTCAAGCACGGTGGCAGCGTCAGTGGTGAACACGGTGACGGACGGTTGCGGAGTCGGTACGTGAAGCAACAGTACGGCAAGGAGCTGTACGCGGCATTCCGTAGAGTGAAACAAGCTTTCGACCCGGAGGGCGTATTCAATCCGGGGATAATCGTTCCCGATTCCGGAGGTACCGTTGCGGAACTAGATGAAGGATTCCGCTACGAGGACTACGAGCCATCAGCCCCAGAACCGTCTCTCGACTTCGGAGAAGAGAAAGTAGGGGGGCATATTGAGCGATGTAATGGTTGCTCGAAGTGTCGGTCCACAGGAGATGGGGTGATGTGTCCCACCTACCGTGCGACGCGCGATGAGGTTATGAGTACGCGCGGACGCGCAAACTTGCTACGTGAAGCTATGGACGGGACGCTCGGTCAAGATGCTATCGAGAGCGATTGGTTCCACGAAGAAGTCCTCGATCTCTGTATAAGTTGTAAGGGCTGCGAGACCGAGTGTCCGACAGGAGTGGATATGGCGAAACTCAAGACAGAACTCAAACATCAAAAACACCAGTCAGACGGGATCCCACTCCGCTCTCGGCTGTTTGCGAATATCCGATTTGTAAACAGACTCGGCACTGCACTTGCCCCGATGACGAATTGGATTAAGGATCGCTCCTTCGTCAAGCGCGGGATCGAAGCCACGATGGGAATCGACAGTCGACGGTCTCTGCCCGATTTCGCTGCCGAATCTTTCCTCTCGTGGTACTCCGACCGAGGTGATTCTAGTACGCCAAAGAGCGGCCGCAAAGTCGTCTTTTTCCCCGATTCGTATACCTCGTATAATCATCCGGACGTGGGAAAAGCTGCAGTTCTGCTGCTCGAAAACCTAGGCTACGACGTAGTTGTTCCTCCAGTCACTGACAGCGGGCGGGCCTCACTATCACAGGGTATGATTGACCGTGCCCGCGCTTTCGCTGAAACCAATGTGGATGTACTGGCGCCGTATGCGGACGAAAACACGCCAGTTGTGGGAGTCGAACCATCGAGTGTATCCGCACTTGTCGAATACGATGACCTCCTCGATGACGCAAAAGGGGTCCCAGAAATCGCTACGACAGTGTCCCAATTCATCCTCGACGACCTCACGCCCCAGCAAATTAGCGACGCTTTCTCTGTGCGCAGAAATCAGCGGATCGCATATCACGGCCACTGTCATGCAAAAGCGAAGGGGTGGTCAAGTGCGGTTCGAACACTCCTTAGCCTCGCTGGATACGACGTCGTAGAAACTGACACCACGTGTTGTGGTATGGCCGGGTCTTTCGGTTACGAGAGCGAACACTACGACCTCTCGGTGCAAATGGGTGCCAAATTGGAAAATCAGTTGGATGCCGTCGACCCCGATGTCATCGCCGTAACGGGTGCCTCATGCTCCCAGCAGCTCGCTGATAGCGGTCGAAATTCGCGCCACCCGATACAACTTCTGTCCGAGGGGGTGATTACTAACTCATCGCGTTAA
- a CDS encoding zinc-dependent alcohol dehydrogenase — protein METIIFADDGERSLERSTATIPEPGPREVQLEIKATGVCGSDVGAWHRKSAYEFIETPRVPGHEYVGVISELGEDIEYFAVGDRVVERPLHSCGVCSACRNGASHVCENLEITGFHFDGGFAPYSVAPVYSLHPVPDSLTDQQAAMAEPMAVAARATVNRTNLTTGDDVLVLGAGPMGAFSALIGDTLAANVTVGGLSRDRPRFAVLEDLGIRTVNLETTSASESATEYADGGFDVVVDATGSTSALADGLAAARPNGEAVVIGIPSGNLDVTAPEFVRQEQRVSGSYGARPADFERALEIIEGVPDELDAMSQSYEPDDVEDAFRAFADGEIIKPILETALLAQ, from the coding sequence ATGGAGACAATCATCTTCGCCGACGACGGAGAACGATCACTCGAACGTAGCACGGCCACAATACCAGAACCTGGACCACGAGAGGTCCAGCTGGAAATCAAGGCTACTGGCGTCTGCGGTAGCGATGTCGGCGCTTGGCATCGTAAGTCCGCATACGAATTCATCGAGACCCCTCGGGTTCCGGGCCACGAGTACGTCGGCGTCATCAGTGAGCTCGGAGAAGACATCGAATACTTTGCCGTGGGTGACAGAGTCGTTGAGCGGCCACTCCACTCGTGTGGAGTCTGCAGCGCGTGCCGAAACGGTGCTTCCCACGTTTGCGAGAACCTCGAGATTACCGGCTTCCATTTTGATGGGGGGTTCGCACCTTACAGTGTTGCCCCAGTTTACTCACTTCATCCCGTCCCCGACAGCCTTACTGATCAACAAGCAGCTATGGCCGAACCGATGGCAGTTGCTGCGCGTGCAACAGTAAATCGAACTAATCTAACTACGGGCGACGACGTACTGGTACTGGGCGCAGGTCCGATGGGCGCATTCAGTGCCCTAATCGGGGATACTCTAGCCGCAAATGTAACCGTTGGTGGGCTTTCGAGGGATAGACCTCGGTTTGCGGTGCTCGAAGATCTCGGGATCAGGACCGTCAACCTCGAGACTACGTCGGCGTCCGAGTCCGCAACTGAATATGCGGATGGGGGGTTCGATGTCGTTGTAGATGCGACCGGTTCGACGAGTGCATTGGCAGACGGACTCGCTGCCGCCCGTCCGAATGGCGAAGCAGTGGTTATCGGAATCCCCTCTGGAAATCTTGATGTAACAGCCCCCGAGTTCGTGCGCCAAGAGCAACGTGTGAGCGGATCTTATGGTGCACGACCCGCCGACTTCGAACGCGCCTTGGAAATTATCGAAGGCGTTCCGGACGAACTTGATGCTATGTCGCAGTCTTACGAACCGGACGATGTCGAGGACGCCTTCCGAGCATTCGCCGATGGAGAAATCATCAAACCAATTCTCGAGACAGCACTACTGGCGCAATAG